The Methanobrevibacter wolinii SH genome includes a window with the following:
- the hypE gene encoding hydrogenase expression/formation protein HypE, with protein MKIGMNHGAGGEVMESLIKDTILSNISKKSVNGGIGLESLDDGATIPIGDYEIVVTTDGHTVDPLFFPGGDIGRIAAAGTINDVSMMGAKPLAITNAMIVAEGFDIENMDKIIKSMNKTCEEADVALVAGDTKVMEADKLDGIVIATTGFGIAKKGEIVRDAGLEPGDKIIVTGSIGDHGMSLMSFREGFGFETDLKSDCAPMWNLVKKALDVGGVTAMKDPTRGGFANAINEMADKSGVGVVLQGGDIPIKKQVHAVSEMLGIDPLEVANEGKVVMGVKADKADEVLEAIKTDKYGKDATIIGEVVEGKHVIIETPVGGQRILEVPIGDPVPRVC; from the coding sequence ATGAAAATTGGAATGAACCATGGTGCTGGTGGAGAAGTAATGGAAAGCCTTATTAAAGATACTATTTTATCAAATATTTCTAAAAAATCAGTTAATGGAGGTATAGGTTTAGAATCTTTAGATGATGGAGCAACTATACCTATTGGTGATTATGAAATTGTTGTTACTACTGATGGACATACTGTAGATCCTCTTTTCTTCCCTGGTGGAGATATTGGAAGAATTGCTGCAGCTGGTACTATTAATGATGTTTCTATGATGGGTGCAAAACCTCTTGCAATTACTAATGCAATGATTGTTGCAGAGGGATTTGATATTGAAAATATGGATAAAATCATTAAATCTATGAATAAAACTTGTGAAGAAGCAGATGTTGCACTTGTTGCTGGTGATACTAAAGTAATGGAAGCAGATAAGTTAGATGGTATTGTTATTGCTACTACTGGTTTTGGTATTGCTAAAAAAGGTGAAATTGTAAGAGATGCTGGTTTAGAACCTGGTGATAAAATCATTGTAACTGGTAGTATTGGTGATCATGGTATGAGTCTCATGTCATTTAGGGAAGGTTTTGGTTTTGAAACTGATTTAAAATCTGATTGTGCACCTATGTGGAATCTTGTTAAAAAAGCTCTTGATGTTGGCGGAGTAACTGCAATGAAAGATCCTACTCGTGGTGGATTTGCAAATGCAATTAATGAAATGGCAGATAAATCTGGTGTAGGTGTTGTTTTACAAGGTGGAGATATTCCAATTAAAAAACAAGTTCATGCTGTTTCTGAAATGCTTGGAATTGATCCATTAGAAGTTGCAAATGAAGGAAAAGTTGTAATGGGTGTAAAAGCAGATAAAGCTGATGAAGTCCTTGAAGCAATTAAAACAGATAAATATGGTAAAGATGCTACAATTATTGGTGAAGTTGTAGAAGGTAAACATGTTATTATTGAAACTCCTGTAGGTGGACAAAGAATTCTTGAAGTCCCAATTGGAGACCCTGTTCCTAGAGTATGTTAA
- a CDS encoding right-handed parallel beta-helix repeat-containing protein, which yields MKFNKFLILLIVLIAILSIGSISASDNNDSSSFQTLDPHSDIYSFNVSISSLQESSINDSSSNSQVISSVSNSNSSDIVSLNDKTVKTGKIININSNKYSTYFDEDGNIISGISSGDTLDLSGTFTDQNFIINIPLTITSSSNTAFLRNCTINFLEGSNGSKVSNIKFSNNHSFTPGVWIQNTNNITINNIDYYGNGQSAYGVYIQNSTRCTLSNSKIKTETGTDGKHWTHPSICLSGSHYNTIINNSVEIGDNVGIYASYYNDKKYSNNNYIIGNIVRTIISDSTSWNYAIQMMGSNNLIENNTVIGSYRGISATLSNNTVRGNTITNITGVDFSNKSTISGGDYAIIVNLNSIVENNKLINVYAQTAINVGSNCLVRNNTIDNVLSRGYGISVTGNNTNISNNNITNDKSAAIVINGDIRNIIVNSNYINSNSYGVLVVRQSTKKYPRNLTIINNFINTTNDCSIDALYADNENTTINNNNVNGKKIVYPEGTVIEDDTHIKYNGTKIIITPDTYSMYFDDNGIIVPGTINDRDILIFSGNFTNKTMIISSKVKIEGNNQTNLFNSTIKVISPNVYICDLNITNNNPGIINQWGIYVSNGADYVYIINNNINVTDDKTAYCIYLDDLNGATVEGNFLYSSGNYLTYTILCRELYNSTINNNEIFTNGTGQVHGYESELCIDGVHRIQEIYRTYGILLIYSSNNNISSNYVSVGSKLANGTYINSTNSIVGIDIYFDSNNNTVNNNHIEVSGNDNYVYGTGCLAAQTGKGTTTANNNKFISNDIILNANNFVSGIIIGYLSNKTIVDNNAITLNSKNDAYGITLEISQNNIITNNIVNAKSGAIYLLEIFSSNNNKISNNIFNGNGSFVYGIAGYEASNNTINSNKINAFGDYNTVDKVSNHGDSITAGIAGIYLIKNSLNNNINSNNITTNGYYAVNITENQNIVKNNYLVANNTYGNKAVNYLNENVSSNYPKNLNINFDVDKKGNIIIKLTDDENNPVNNKTITYLINGTESPKALVTDENGQAVINNLNGKIRLTVLFNGDNEYIKSNNSIKVYVVNKVPVKLGTKIVSYDFNQVAVDFYHGERGGYFVSQLLDVNNNPLVNKTVQVGFNGVVYTLTTDENGLAKLQINLAWSGIYTFAVCYLGDDDYNGSFVVNKITISKKPTSLVVPNKKYSLRTKSKVITVTLQGKKAFGQGSVVCAGRIVKVTVNGKTYTAKTNSKGVANIKVNINRRGTYTVTTKFDGDYCCNSQKSTSKLIIV from the coding sequence TTGAAATTCAATAAATTTTTAATTTTATTAATTGTTTTAATCGCTATTTTATCTATTGGTTCAATTTCTGCTAGTGATAATAATGATTCTTCTTCATTTCAAACATTAGATCCACATTCTGATATTTATTCATTTAATGTTTCTATATCTAGTTTACAAGAATCATCAATTAATGATTCATCATCAAATTCACAAGTAATTTCTTCTGTTTCAAATTCAAACAGTTCAGATATTGTATCTTTAAATGATAAAACAGTTAAAACAGGTAAAATTATTAATATAAATTCAAATAAGTATTCAACTTATTTTGATGAAGATGGAAATATTATATCTGGAATATCTTCTGGTGATACTTTAGATTTATCTGGTACATTTACAGATCAAAATTTCATTATTAATATACCTTTAACTATTACATCAAGTTCTAATACTGCTTTTCTAAGAAATTGTACAATTAATTTTTTAGAAGGATCTAATGGTTCTAAAGTATCTAATATTAAATTTAGTAATAATCATAGTTTTACACCAGGAGTATGGATTCAAAATACAAATAATATTACTATAAATAATATTGATTATTATGGTAATGGTCAAAGTGCTTATGGTGTGTATATACAGAATTCTACTAGATGTACTTTAAGTAATTCAAAAATAAAAACTGAAACTGGTACTGATGGTAAACATTGGACTCATCCTAGTATCTGTTTAAGTGGATCTCATTATAATACTATTATTAACAATAGTGTTGAAATCGGAGATAATGTAGGTATATATGCTTCTTATTACAATGATAAAAAATATTCTAATAATAATTATATTATTGGAAATATAGTAAGAACTATTATTAGTGATTCTACTTCATGGAATTATGCTATTCAAATGATGGGATCAAATAATTTAATTGAAAATAACACAGTTATTGGTTCTTATAGGGGTATATCTGCAACTCTTTCTAATAACACTGTTCGTGGTAATACAATAACTAATATTACTGGTGTTGATTTTTCTAATAAATCAACTATCTCTGGTGGTGATTATGCTATTATTGTTAATCTTAATTCAATAGTTGAGAATAATAAATTAATAAATGTTTATGCACAAACTGCTATTAATGTTGGTTCAAATTGTTTAGTAAGAAACAATACAATTGATAATGTATTATCAAGAGGTTATGGTATATCTGTAACTGGAAATAATACTAATATTTCTAATAATAATATAACAAATGATAAATCTGCTGCAATTGTAATTAATGGAGACATTCGTAATATTATTGTAAATTCTAATTATATAAACTCTAATTCTTATGGTGTTTTAGTTGTTAGACAATCTACTAAAAAGTATCCTAGAAATCTTACAATAATTAATAATTTTATTAATACTACTAATGATTGTTCTATTGATGCATTATATGCAGACAATGAAAATACTACTATAAACAATAACAATGTAAATGGTAAGAAAATTGTTTATCCTGAAGGTACTGTTATTGAAGATGATACTCACATTAAATATAATGGTACAAAAATTATTATTACTCCAGATACTTACTCTATGTACTTTGATGATAATGGTATAATTGTACCTGGAACAATTAATGATAGAGATATTTTAATTTTTAGTGGTAACTTTACAAATAAAACTATGATTATATCCTCAAAAGTTAAAATAGAAGGTAATAATCAGACTAATTTATTTAATTCTACAATTAAAGTAATTTCACCTAATGTTTATATTTGTGATTTAAATATTACAAATAATAATCCAGGTATTATTAATCAATGGGGTATTTATGTATCTAATGGGGCAGATTATGTCTATATTATAAACAATAATATTAATGTAACAGATGATAAAACTGCTTACTGTATATATTTAGATGATCTTAATGGTGCTACTGTTGAAGGAAATTTCCTTTATTCAAGTGGAAATTATTTAACTTATACTATTCTTTGTCGTGAATTATATAATTCCACAATAAATAATAATGAAATATTTACAAATGGTACTGGTCAAGTTCATGGATATGAATCTGAATTATGTATTGATGGTGTTCATAGAATTCAAGAAATATATAGAACATATGGTATTTTATTAATTTATTCTAGTAATAATAATATTTCAAGTAATTATGTTTCTGTAGGTTCTAAATTAGCTAATGGAACATATATTAATAGTACTAATTCAATTGTCGGTATAGATATTTACTTTGATAGTAATAATAATACAGTTAATAATAACCATATTGAAGTTTCTGGTAATGATAATTATGTTTATGGTACTGGTTGTTTAGCTGCACAAACTGGTAAAGGAACCACCACTGCTAATAACAATAAATTTATCTCAAATGATATTATTCTTAATGCTAATAACTTTGTATCTGGTATTATCATTGGTTATTTAAGTAATAAAACAATAGTTGATAATAATGCTATTACATTAAACAGTAAAAATGATGCATATGGTATTACTCTTGAAATATCTCAAAATAATATTATTACAAATAATATTGTTAATGCTAAATCTGGAGCAATATATCTTTTAGAAATCTTTAGTTCAAATAATAATAAAATTTCTAATAATATATTTAATGGAAATGGTAGTTTTGTTTATGGTATTGCAGGATATGAAGCATCTAATAATACAATTAATTCTAATAAAATAAATGCATTTGGTGATTATAATACTGTTGATAAAGTAAGTAATCATGGTGATAGTATTACTGCAGGAATTGCAGGTATTTATCTAATAAAAAACTCTTTAAATAACAATATTAATTCAAATAATATTACAACAAATGGTTATTATGCAGTTAACATTACAGAAAATCAAAATATTGTAAAAAATAATTATCTTGTAGCAAATAATACTTATGGTAATAAAGCAGTAAATTATCTTAATGAAAATGTATCTAGTAATTATCCTAAAAATCTAAATATTAATTTCGATGTTGATAAAAAAGGAAATATTATAATTAAATTAACTGATGATGAAAATAATCCAGTTAATAATAAAACTATAACATACTTAATTAATGGAACCGAATCACCTAAAGCTTTAGTTACTGATGAAAATGGTCAAGCTGTAATCAATAATTTAAATGGAAAAATAAGATTAACCGTATTATTTAATGGTGATAATGAATATATTAAATCTAATAATTCTATTAAGGTATATGTTGTTAATAAAGTTCCTGTAAAATTAGGTACTAAAATTGTTTCATATGATTTTAATCAAGTTGCTGTTGATTTTTATCATGGTGAACGTGGTGGATACTTTGTATCTCAACTTCTTGATGTTAATAATAATCCTTTAGTTAATAAGACTGTTCAAGTTGGATTTAATGGAGTGGTTTATACTTTAACTACTGATGAGAATGGTTTAGCTAAACTTCAAATCAACCTTGCATGGTCTGGAATTTATACTTTTGCAGTATGTTATTTAGGTGATGATGATTATAATGGTAGTTTTGTTGTAAATAAAATTACAATTAGTAAAAAACCAACATCATTAGTAGTTCCAAATAAAAAGTATAGTCTTAGAACAAAATCTAAAGTTATTACTGTTACATTACAAGGTAAAAAAGCATTTGGACAAGGTTCTGTAGTCTGTGCTGGTAGAATAGTTAAAGTTACTGTAAATGGTAAAACATATACTGCTAAAACTAATTCTAAAGGTGTTGCTAATATTAAAGTAAACATCAATAGAAGAGGAACTTATACTGTAACTACTAAATTTGATGGAGATTATTGTTGTAATTCTCAAAAATCTACCTCAAAATTAATTATAGTATAA
- a CDS encoding cobaltochelatase subunit CobN, with the protein MEVKKIQKTRKLILLSLIIMIMLIFVSSISASELSVNTSTNSSISHTNSISVTNSELVDNKNISNNTNNKTSNNALKQFSTKTNVVQDVKNPVLNISTSEAYNKSSKNYTMNGVPVSGAKIKIYDPSNTLIYSGVSNDKGYLLIGSLTSGYGNYKIVCSYSTYVDETIVFNYDRRHLLNNKIKCLFKPDLCFITYYQGNKNKMDYLSTLSKRVFYIDSVNFNNNPNLWLIAYANYIQMDMFTSSFYTDNVKNLIIESPANKNHMISYIFGQSDSANLGFNYVGTKNGNNTINTIENTYIGSYYQPNDYKNSKVISTNMENLYAYILYLLGESSVNPVRDSTRTPVMDSTWGIYHPAYGCFELRPNQTQINDWILKDPGYDKDGKGSLNWMIIEYVKWQGSNSMSSIFKDFENWYNSYQINSTNIYGGDELTDKKSYLSKVNTSSPFIAIVSYYPGGDLMDNLIKAYESQGRAAFNLYQITTTPAMSSLLLSFQNNSKRHISAVNSLYSWSLNYNNSTKAIEELKELNVEVIKVLDKVSEKSYTSDQGPQSEWTYSVTIPSFEGVFGTVLVSYINATTGQECIIDSGVKKLVNLTIGWANLKELNNSNKKISIILYNYPPGKSDIGASYLDIFNSTYIMLHLLAQEGYNLGMDEKDLPNLTTLTDMILEACNKGSWAQGYLNNYVDKYWDVLMANHQLINESEFKTYLDSLNPKLKQQLIEHWNDTIGNIMVYNGTKHKGRFIVIPGIMFGNVFVTFQPSRGWEVSKIEDYHSSVLPPHQQYVSFYKWLSQTFHANALIYMGTHGTEEFLPGKSIGLTENDWSFEFVDTPSIYPYIVSDPGEGIVAVDRMDALVITHMTPASVMSDLYGNLSKINDLIRSYNKAINVGDTASAEEYKKSILILANSDSLKLTLPSENQTFDDWLEQLDSKLDDLQSDTITYGVHSLGKVLTGYELIQEIITITSSQTDIYTEILHKLYPNLSKLDFYKDIYKNKEYKAQINETKTWLNDFLTYLVNGVEFDKVISLFNVTKESNLYNDLVYANKTMNGIRDNREWNAIFTALSGGYVEPGLSGDPAYYDVLPTGRSMYTGDTTKMPTKQSFEAAKNLVDKMIVKYYESHNNTFPKLTAIVMWGTELLRTDALAIGEFLWFLGVEPVWSRSGTVVGVNLINLKNLTVTLSNGKIINRPRIDVFTSMVTSNVHWISLLINALSLVNNTNESFSQNYIKAHYNETGSLDRLFGLRGDVLEGTGMSDYLPATSRWYDTNTDVSSQMTDIYLDRVSHSWTLDENGNIVVSKKRSNYEYLLKNVDLITQNVDSTWRLLDSDDYFDWLGGLVGASKRLGGHATTYVPDTRNKNNMAVRTLSEELDLELRTTIANPKYTGALTGSTSGWLQIAAKVQDLYMFGAVTSGKLGTGQYRNGGTGSFASGSVVSSDSFTVAANAINSLYSSVNSAAQSYSWQSMAAWMIYASQTGLWNPSSTSEKKLLQNLVNKYVDSVVKYQNFACCHHTDPWSFNRDVTQMYSGSSSTLAKFNALFKAMSDTQNDIYSEQSSQGATNAASSQVYSGSSSVSNSGSNSGSSSGSGASSVGDSGTSGSSDGGSKSSDNDGKQGSNSDNGQSGSDAGSSSSSNKAYELNKQSSSSGAQASLPIYVLVIIVVILFIFGFGFFKRNKDDEDNDDEIY; encoded by the coding sequence ATGGAGGTAAAAAAAATTCAGAAGACAAGAAAGTTAATATTACTTTCTTTAATTATTATGATTATGTTAATATTTGTTTCAAGTATTTCTGCTAGTGAGCTATCTGTTAATACATCAACTAATAGTTCTATATCTCATACTAATTCTATTTCTGTTACTAATTCAGAATTGGTGGATAATAAAAATATTTCTAATAATACAAATAATAAAACTTCAAATAATGCTCTAAAGCAGTTTAGTACAAAAACAAATGTAGTTCAAGATGTTAAAAATCCTGTTTTAAACATTTCAACTTCTGAAGCATATAATAAATCTTCAAAAAATTATACTATGAATGGAGTACCTGTGTCTGGAGCTAAAATTAAGATTTATGATCCTTCAAATACCTTGATATATTCTGGTGTTTCAAATGATAAAGGTTATCTTTTGATAGGAAGTTTAACTTCTGGTTATGGTAATTATAAAATTGTATGTTCTTATTCTACTTATGTAGATGAAACTATTGTTTTTAATTATGATAGACGACATTTATTGAATAATAAAATTAAATGTTTATTTAAACCAGATTTATGCTTTATTACATATTATCAAGGTAATAAAAATAAAATGGATTATTTATCAACATTAAGTAAGCGTGTATTTTATATTGATAGTGTTAATTTCAATAATAATCCTAATTTGTGGTTAATTGCTTATGCTAATTATATACAAATGGATATGTTTACTTCTTCATTTTACACAGATAATGTTAAGAATTTAATTATAGAATCACCAGCAAATAAAAATCATATGATTTCTTATATATTTGGTCAATCTGATAGTGCTAATCTTGGATTTAATTATGTAGGTACTAAAAATGGTAATAATACAATTAATACAATAGAAAATACTTATATTGGATCTTATTATCAACCTAATGATTATAAAAATTCAAAAGTTATCAGTACAAATATGGAGAATTTATATGCATATATTTTATATTTACTTGGTGAAAGTTCAGTAAATCCAGTTCGTGATTCAACTAGAACTCCAGTAATGGATTCAACTTGGGGTATTTATCATCCTGCTTATGGTTGTTTCGAACTTCGTCCAAATCAAACTCAAATCAATGATTGGATTTTAAAAGATCCTGGTTATGATAAAGATGGTAAAGGTAGTTTAAATTGGATGATTATTGAATATGTAAAATGGCAAGGTTCTAATTCTATGTCTTCCATTTTTAAAGATTTTGAGAATTGGTATAATTCTTATCAAATAAATTCTACTAATATCTATGGTGGAGATGAGCTTACTGATAAAAAATCTTATTTAAGTAAAGTTAATACAAGTTCTCCATTTATTGCAATTGTAAGTTATTATCCTGGCGGAGATTTAATGGATAATTTAATTAAAGCATATGAATCTCAAGGAAGAGCAGCATTTAATTTGTATCAAATTACAACTACTCCTGCTATGAGTTCTTTATTATTATCATTCCAAAATAATAGTAAACGTCATATTTCTGCTGTTAATTCTTTATACTCTTGGTCATTAAATTATAATAACTCTACAAAAGCAATTGAAGAATTAAAAGAATTAAATGTTGAAGTTATTAAAGTTTTAGATAAAGTTAGTGAAAAAAGTTATACAAGTGATCAAGGTCCTCAAAGTGAATGGACATATTCTGTAACTATTCCTTCATTTGAAGGTGTATTTGGTACAGTATTAGTTTCATATATTAATGCAACTACTGGTCAAGAATGTATAATTGATTCTGGTGTTAAAAAATTAGTAAACCTTACTATTGGTTGGGCTAATCTTAAAGAATTGAATAATTCTAATAAGAAAATTTCAATTATCTTATATAACTATCCTCCTGGAAAAAGTGATATTGGAGCATCTTATTTAGATATATTTAATAGTACTTATATCATGCTTCATTTATTAGCTCAAGAAGGATATAATCTAGGTATGGATGAAAAAGATCTCCCTAATTTAACTACTTTAACTGATATGATTTTAGAGGCATGTAACAAAGGTTCATGGGCTCAAGGTTATTTAAATAATTATGTAGATAAATATTGGGATGTTCTTATGGCTAACCATCAATTGATTAATGAATCTGAATTTAAAACTTATTTAGATTCTTTAAATCCTAAATTGAAACAACAATTAATTGAACATTGGAATGATACTATAGGTAATATTATGGTTTATAATGGTACTAAACATAAAGGAAGGTTTATTGTAATACCTGGTATTATGTTTGGTAATGTTTTTGTTACTTTCCAACCAAGTAGAGGATGGGAAGTCAGTAAAATTGAAGATTACCATAGTTCTGTTTTACCACCTCATCAACAATATGTTTCATTTTATAAATGGTTATCACAAACATTCCATGCTAATGCACTTATTTATATGGGTACTCATGGTACTGAAGAATTCTTACCTGGTAAAAGTATAGGACTAACTGAAAATGATTGGTCATTTGAATTTGTTGATACACCATCAATTTATCCATATATTGTTTCTGATCCTGGAGAAGGTATAGTTGCAGTAGATAGGATGGATGCTTTGGTTATTACCCATATGACTCCTGCATCTGTAATGTCTGATTTATATGGTAATTTATCTAAAATTAATGATTTAATTCGAAGTTATAATAAAGCTATTAATGTTGGAGATACTGCATCTGCAGAAGAATATAAAAAAAGTATTTTAATATTAGCAAATTCTGATTCTCTTAAATTAACTCTTCCAAGTGAAAATCAGACTTTTGATGATTGGTTAGAACAATTAGATAGTAAATTAGATGATTTACAATCTGATACTATTACTTATGGTGTTCATAGTTTAGGAAAAGTTTTAACTGGTTATGAATTAATTCAGGAAATAATAACAATTACTTCCTCTCAAACTGATATTTATACTGAAATTCTTCATAAACTATATCCAAATCTTAGTAAATTAGATTTTTATAAAGATATTTATAAAAATAAAGAGTATAAAGCTCAAATTAATGAGACTAAAACTTGGTTAAATGATTTCCTTACTTATTTAGTAAATGGAGTAGAATTTGATAAAGTTATTTCTTTATTTAATGTTACTAAAGAATCTAATTTATATAATGATTTAGTTTATGCTAATAAAACAATGAATGGTATTAGAGATAATAGAGAATGGAATGCAATATTTACTGCATTATCTGGTGGATATGTAGAGCCAGGTCTTTCAGGAGATCCTGCTTATTATGATGTACTTCCTACTGGTCGTTCAATGTATACTGGTGATACAACTAAAATGCCTACAAAACAATCCTTTGAAGCTGCTAAAAATCTTGTAGATAAAATGATTGTTAAATATTATGAAAGCCATAATAATACATTCCCTAAATTAACTGCAATTGTTATGTGGGGAACAGAGTTATTACGTACTGATGCTCTTGCAATTGGTGAATTCCTATGGTTTTTAGGTGTAGAACCAGTATGGTCACGTTCAGGTACTGTTGTTGGAGTAAACTTAATTAATTTGAAAAATTTAACTGTTACTCTTTCAAATGGAAAAATAATTAATAGACCACGTATTGATGTATTTACTAGTATGGTAACTAGTAATGTCCATTGGATTAGTCTTTTAATTAATGCATTAAGTCTTGTAAATAATACAAATGAAAGTTTCTCCCAAAACTATATTAAAGCACATTATAATGAAACTGGCTCCCTTGATAGGTTATTTGGTCTTAGGGGAGATGTTCTTGAAGGTACTGGTATGAGTGATTATTTACCAGCTACAAGTAGATGGTATGATACTAATACTGATGTATCTTCTCAAATGACTGATATATATTTAGATAGGGTTTCTCACTCTTGGACATTAGACGAAAATGGTAATATAGTTGTCTCAAAGAAAAGATCAAATTATGAATATTTACTTAAAAATGTTGATTTAATAACTCAAAATGTTGACAGTACATGGAGACTTTTAGATTCTGATGATTATTTTGATTGGCTCGGTGGTTTAGTAGGTGCTTCTAAAAGATTAGGTGGACATGCAACAACTTATGTTCCAGATACAAGGAATAAAAATAATATGGCGGTTCGTACTTTATCTGAAGAACTTGACTTAGAACTCCGTACAACTATTGCAAATCCAAAATATACTGGTGCTCTTACTGGTTCAACCTCTGGTTGGTTACAAATTGCTGCAAAAGTTCAAGATTTATATATGTTTGGAGCTGTAACTTCTGGTAAATTAGGTACTGGTCAATATAGGAATGGTGGTACTGGATCATTTGCATCTGGTTCTGTTGTAAGTAGTGATTCTTTTACTGTTGCTGCTAATGCAATTAATTCACTTTATTCTTCTGTAAATTCTGCTGCACAATCATACAGTTGGCAATCAATGGCTGCATGGATGATTTATGCTTCACAAACTGGATTATGGAATCCAAGTTCAACATCAGAGAAAAAATTACTTCAAAATTTAGTAAATAAATATGTTGATAGTGTTGTAAAATATCAAAATTTTGCATGTTGTCACCATACTGATCCTTGGTCTTTTAACAGAGATGTAACTCAAATGTATAGTGGTAGTAGTTCTACTCTTGCTAAATTCAATGCTTTATTTAAAGCAATGAGTGATACACAAAATGATATTTATTCAGAACAAAGTTCACAAGGAGCTACTAATGCTGCTAGTTCTCAAGTATATTCTGGTTCTAGTTCAGTTTCAAATTCTGGATCTAATTCAGGATCTAGTTCTGGTTCTGGTGCAAGTTCTGTAGGAGATTCTGGTACTAGTGGTTCTAGTGATGGAGGTTCTAAATCATCTGATAATGATGGAAAACAAGGTTCTAATTCAGATAATGGTCAATCTGGTTCTGATGCAGGATCTAGTTCCTCTAGTAATAAAGCTTATGAATTAAATAAGCAATCTAGTTCCTCTGGTGCACAAGCTTCATTACCAATTTATGTCTTAGTCATAATAGTAGTAATATTATTTATATTTGGTTTTGGTTTCTTTAAAAGAAACAAAGATGATGAGGATAATGATGATGAAATATATTAA
- a CDS encoding 30S ribosomal protein S8e translates to MAISQGKSIRSPSGGRLRANRGKRKAELGRSSAETKLDSKRLRKIRTRGGNEKLRLDGGNKINVVDPKTHKAEVLDILDVSENKANPNYVRRNIITKGAIVETAKGKAKVTSRPGQSGVISGVLL, encoded by the coding sequence ATGGCAATTAGTCAAGGTAAATCAATTAGAAGTCCTTCTGGTGGAAGATTAAGAGCAAATCGTGGAAAAAGAAAAGCAGAATTAGGAAGATCTTCTGCAGAAACTAAATTAGATTCAAAAAGATTAAGAAAAATCAGAACTCGTGGTGGAAATGAAAAACTTCGATTAGATGGTGGAAATAAAATCAATGTTGTTGATCCTAAAACCCACAAAGCTGAAGTTTTAGATATTTTAGATGTAAGTGAAAATAAAGCAAACCCTAACTACGTAAGAAGGAATATTATTACTAAAGGTGCTATTGTAGAAACTGCAAAAGGTAAAGCTAAAGTTACATCTAGACCAGGTCAATCTGGAGTTATTTCAGGAGTTTTATTATAA
- a CDS encoding DNA polymerase domain-containing protein, translating into MELEDTIKAQAQVFLSDFNANLPEIMELEYEGFYRRGFFVTKKRYAVIEEGNIIAKGLELVRRDWAPIAKKTQEDVLMAILNEGNVDKAVEVIKNTLKKLRSRKVTKDDLVIHTQITKSLDKYKQMAPHVAAAYRMEEHGIKVNSGDILRYVIIKGKGSISSRAIPYAYVDDSTEFDINYYITHQVIPAVQRIMSSFGYTEKELEHLDSKEKQQTLDAFF; encoded by the coding sequence ATGGAACTTGAAGATACTATTAAAGCTCAAGCACAAGTATTTTTAAGTGATTTTAATGCTAATTTACCTGAAATCATGGAACTTGAATATGAAGGATTTTATAGGAGAGGTTTTTTTGTAACTAAAAAAAGATATGCTGTAATTGAAGAAGGAAATATTATAGCTAAAGGTTTAGAACTTGTTAGGAGAGATTGGGCACCAATAGCTAAAAAAACACAAGAAGATGTTTTAATGGCTATTCTTAATGAAGGTAATGTTGATAAAGCTGTTGAAGTTATTAAAAATACTTTAAAAAAACTTAGGTCAAGGAAAGTTACTAAAGATGATCTTGTAATTCATACACAAATTACTAAAAGTCTTGATAAATATAAACAAATGGCTCCTCATGTAGCTGCTGCTTATAGGATGGAAGAACATGGTATTAAAGTAAATAGTGGAGACATTTTAAGATATGTTATTATTAAAGGGAAAGGTTCAATAAGTTCAAGAGCAATACCTTATGCATATGTTGATGATAGTACTGAATTTGATATAAATTATTATATTACTCATCAAGTAATTCCTGCAGTACAACGTATTATGAGTTCATTTGGTTATACTGAAAAAGAATTGGAACATTTAGATAGTAAAGAGAAACAACAAACTCTTGATGCATTTTTTTAG